Proteins from a genomic interval of Tenacibaculum sp. SZ-18:
- a CDS encoding M1 family metallopeptidase, with the protein MKRTLYSFFLICFVFTISVSGQNRERKTQKGHTNENKFKQLEDLLPTPNDRHTASGAPGVKYTQQKVDYKMDITLDDEKRRITGNESILYHNNSEDSLPYLWVQLDQNMRAADSKTPDIQTSRVPKKINKQLFERYFPEKPFDGGFKIMSVTNADGSELPHIINRTMMRIDLPQPIAPGGTFSFNIKWWYNINNHRTQGGRSGYEHFPEDNNNNYVIAQFYPRLCVYDNVEGWQNDQFWGRSEFALEFGDFEVNITTPDDHVLGATGVLMNESEVLTTTQRQRFAKAHKTFDKPVLIVTQKEATKKEKTKSKKTKTWKFIAKNVRDYAFATSRKFIWDAMAVNINGKTVMAHSLYSKEANPLYGDHSTRAVAQTLKTYSRYTFDYPYHKAISVDGQMGMEYPQICFNPGRPNPDGTYSDRTKYRMIKVTVHEVGHNFFPMIVNSDERKWTWMDEGLNSFVEMMAELDYDPNFPIVRGLPKNIVGYMDGNQSRIAPIMSKGDNVYSFGNNAYGKPATALYILRNTVMGPELFDYAFKTYSKRWKFKHPTPADFFRTMEDASAMDLDWFWRGWFYTTDVTDIGIKGVKKYYTQEGRNGNIEFVKDATEGLGFGTAKNPKSKFHYEITYNKPGGLVMPIIVEFTYEDGTKERKKYPAQIWRLNDNEITKVFSSDKEIRSIQLDPDLETADVDITNNSYPKQSATKFDKFKSKIKG; encoded by the coding sequence ATGAAAAGAACTCTTTATTCATTTTTTTTGATATGTTTTGTGTTTACAATATCTGTAAGTGGACAAAATAGAGAAAGAAAAACACAAAAGGGACATACCAACGAGAATAAATTCAAACAACTAGAAGACCTCCTTCCTACTCCCAATGATCGCCATACAGCATCCGGTGCGCCAGGTGTAAAATATACTCAACAAAAAGTTGATTATAAAATGGATATCACTTTAGATGACGAAAAAAGAAGAATTACAGGAAATGAAAGTATTCTTTATCACAATAATTCAGAAGATTCGTTACCGTATTTATGGGTTCAGTTAGATCAGAATATGCGTGCCGCAGATTCTAAGACTCCCGATATTCAAACATCACGAGTTCCTAAAAAAATTAATAAACAACTTTTTGAACGTTATTTTCCTGAAAAGCCTTTTGATGGAGGTTTTAAGATTATGAGCGTTACAAATGCTGATGGAAGTGAATTACCTCACATTATAAACAGAACAATGATGCGTATTGATTTACCACAACCAATTGCTCCTGGAGGAACTTTTTCTTTTAATATCAAGTGGTGGTATAATATCAACAATCATAGAACTCAAGGAGGTCGTTCAGGATATGAACATTTTCCTGAAGATAATAACAACAATTATGTTATCGCTCAATTTTACCCAAGATTATGTGTTTATGATAATGTTGAAGGATGGCAAAATGATCAATTTTGGGGACGTAGTGAATTCGCTTTAGAATTTGGAGATTTTGAAGTAAATATTACAACTCCAGATGATCATGTATTGGGAGCTACGGGAGTTTTGATGAACGAGAGCGAAGTACTAACAACGACGCAACGTCAAAGATTTGCTAAAGCACATAAAACGTTCGATAAACCAGTTTTAATTGTTACACAAAAAGAAGCAACTAAAAAAGAAAAAACAAAATCAAAAAAGACTAAGACATGGAAATTCATAGCGAAGAACGTTAGAGATTATGCTTTCGCTACTTCAAGAAAGTTTATTTGGGATGCAATGGCAGTTAATATCAATGGTAAAACTGTAATGGCACACTCTTTATATTCAAAAGAAGCAAATCCTTTATATGGTGATCACTCGACAAGAGCTGTTGCGCAAACTTTAAAAACATATTCAAGATATACTTTTGACTATCCGTATCACAAAGCTATTTCTGTTGATGGACAAATGGGAATGGAATATCCTCAAATTTGTTTCAACCCTGGAAGACCAAATCCTGATGGAACATATTCTGATAGAACAAAATATAGAATGATTAAAGTTACTGTTCACGAAGTTGGTCATAACTTCTTCCCAATGATTGTTAATTCGGATGAACGTAAATGGACTTGGATGGACGAAGGTTTAAATTCTTTTGTTGAAATGATGGCTGAATTAGATTATGATCCAAACTTTCCGATTGTAAGAGGATTGCCTAAGAACATTGTCGGTTACATGGATGGCAATCAATCTAGAATCGCTCCTATCATGTCTAAAGGAGATAATGTATATAGTTTCGGAAACAATGCTTACGGAAAACCTGCTACAGCTCTCTATATTTTAAGAAATACTGTTATGGGGCCAGAGTTATTTGACTATGCGTTTAAAACATATTCTAAAAGATGGAAATTTAAACACCCAACACCCGCTGATTTCTTTAGAACAATGGAAGATGCTTCTGCTATGGACTTAGATTGGTTTTGGAGAGGATGGTTCTATACAACTGACGTTACCGATATAGGTATTAAAGGCGTTAAAAAATATTACACACAAGAAGGTAGAAATGGAAATATTGAGTTTGTAAAAGATGCTACAGAAGGCTTAGGCTTCGGTACTGCTAAAAATCCTAAATCGAAGTTCCATTACGAAATAACTTACAATAAACCAGGAGGGTTAGTAATGCCTATTATTGTAGAGTTTACATATGAAGATGGAACTAAAGAAAGAAAGAAGTATCCTGCTCAAATCTGGAGATTAAACGATAATGAAATTACAAAAGTATTCTCTTCTGATAAGGAGATCAGATCTATTCAATTAGATCCGGATTTAGAGACTGCCGATGTAGATATAACTAATAATAGTTATCCAAAACAAAGTGCAACTAAATTTGATAAATTCAAAAGTAAAATAAAGGGATAA
- the thrA gene encoding bifunctional aspartate kinase/homoserine dehydrogenase I translates to MKVLKFGGSSVKDHKNIQKVLQIIAKKAQEDKLAVVVSAFGKTTDNLLKTAELAQLKKDDYLNILNKVEKHHYETIEHLTLQNNSEVIEHVNKQFNQLKTLYKGCYLLEELSPKAKALISSFGERLSSYIISEAAKAKLNATFKNSQDLIITNDNYLKAQVDFETTFSNCSSFFGDNSYQVVVLPGFIAKCYDGQTTTLGRGGSDYTASIFAAAIHADELQIWTDVSGMYTANPSIVKQAKPIQHISYEEAMEMSHFGAKVIYPPTIQPVREMKIPVVIKNTFEPDKEGTLITQLSEKNLPVKGITHVENISLLTLEGSGMVGMSGVSNRLFESLSDDNVNVILITQASSEHTICVGVLEEDAEKAVRSISKKFENEINQHKIDPVIVENDLSIIAIVGDNMKNHQGLSGKMFSALGKNNVNIRAIAQGASEKNISAVTKRKDAKKALNTLHEQFFGNNIKQLNLFVTGVGNVGNRFLAQLQQQQDYLQSNLKINIRLIGLSNSSKMYFDEDGINLSNWKNLLLKEGESTSLESFLKRSKKFNMRNSIFIDNTANEEVARMYQHYLESNIAVVTCNKIACASELHNYKTLKKVSKKFNAPFLFETNVGAGLPIIDTLKNLIASGDRVHKIQAVLSGSLNFVFNNFGSSVTFHDIVKQAQEEGYTEPDPKIDLSGVDVARKILILARESGYELELSDIDNNSFLPKESLSTSTNNDFYASLTEFESHFQEIYAKANSENCKLKYVAEFENGKAKVGLQHIPSNHPFYNLEGSDNIVLFFTDRYPVQPLQIKGAGAGADVTASGIFADVIRVANN, encoded by the coding sequence ATGAAAGTCCTAAAATTCGGAGGTTCATCAGTCAAAGATCATAAAAACATCCAAAAGGTATTACAAATTATTGCTAAAAAGGCACAAGAAGACAAACTTGCTGTAGTTGTATCTGCTTTTGGTAAAACCACAGATAATTTATTAAAAACTGCTGAACTGGCACAACTAAAAAAAGATGACTATTTAAATATTCTAAATAAAGTTGAAAAACATCACTATGAAACTATTGAGCATCTTACCCTTCAAAATAATTCAGAAGTAATTGAACATGTTAATAAACAATTCAATCAATTAAAGACACTTTATAAAGGTTGTTATTTGTTAGAAGAGCTGAGTCCTAAAGCTAAAGCTCTAATTAGTAGTTTTGGTGAACGTTTGTCTTCTTACATTATTTCAGAAGCAGCAAAAGCCAAACTTAATGCTACATTTAAAAATAGTCAGGATTTAATTATTACTAATGATAATTACTTAAAAGCACAAGTAGATTTTGAAACAACTTTTAGTAATTGTTCGTCTTTCTTTGGAGATAATTCGTATCAAGTTGTTGTACTTCCTGGGTTTATTGCCAAATGTTATGACGGACAAACTACAACTTTAGGTCGTGGAGGGTCTGATTATACAGCCTCAATTTTTGCTGCTGCGATTCATGCCGACGAATTACAAATTTGGACGGATGTTAGTGGAATGTATACAGCAAATCCATCAATAGTTAAACAAGCTAAACCAATTCAACATATTTCTTATGAAGAAGCCATGGAAATGTCTCATTTTGGAGCCAAAGTAATATATCCACCTACAATTCAACCAGTTCGAGAAATGAAAATTCCAGTGGTGATAAAGAATACTTTCGAACCAGATAAAGAAGGCACTTTAATCACACAACTTTCAGAGAAAAACTTACCTGTTAAGGGAATTACACATGTTGAAAACATTTCTCTATTAACGCTAGAAGGAAGTGGAATGGTTGGAATGTCAGGTGTTTCAAACAGACTCTTTGAATCATTATCGGATGATAACGTAAACGTAATATTAATTACTCAAGCTTCATCAGAACATACTATTTGCGTTGGTGTTCTAGAAGAAGATGCTGAAAAAGCTGTTAGAAGCATTTCTAAAAAGTTCGAAAATGAAATAAATCAACATAAAATTGATCCTGTAATCGTAGAAAATGATTTAAGCATTATTGCCATAGTAGGTGATAACATGAAGAACCATCAAGGGCTAAGTGGAAAAATGTTCAGCGCTTTAGGAAAAAATAATGTGAATATTAGAGCTATTGCTCAAGGAGCTTCTGAGAAAAATATATCTGCTGTCACTAAGAGAAAAGATGCTAAAAAAGCTTTAAACACTCTACATGAACAATTCTTTGGAAACAATATAAAACAATTAAACTTATTTGTTACTGGGGTAGGTAATGTAGGAAATCGCTTTTTAGCACAACTACAGCAACAACAGGACTATTTACAATCAAACTTAAAAATAAATATTCGATTAATTGGACTTTCGAATTCTTCGAAAATGTATTTTGATGAAGACGGAATTAACTTAAGCAATTGGAAAAATTTATTATTAAAAGAAGGTGAATCAACAAGTCTTGAAAGCTTCTTAAAACGTTCTAAAAAATTCAATATGCGCAATAGTATTTTTATAGATAATACTGCAAACGAAGAAGTCGCCAGAATGTATCAACATTATTTAGAAAGTAATATTGCTGTTGTTACTTGTAATAAGATTGCTTGTGCCTCTGAGTTACATAACTATAAAACTTTGAAAAAGGTTTCTAAAAAATTTAATGCTCCATTTCTGTTTGAAACAAATGTTGGTGCAGGATTACCAATTATTGATACACTTAAAAACTTAATTGCCTCTGGAGATCGAGTTCATAAAATTCAAGCTGTTTTATCAGGAAGTTTAAATTTTGTCTTCAATAATTTTGGAAGTAGTGTTACTTTCCATGACATCGTTAAACAGGCTCAAGAGGAAGGCTATACAGAACCGGATCCAAAAATTGATTTAAGTGGTGTTGATGTTGCCCGTAAAATTTTAATTCTTGCCAGAGAAAGTGGATATGAACTTGAGCTTAGCGATATTGACAATAATTCGTTCTTACCTAAGGAAAGTTTAAGCACATCTACCAATAATGACTTTTATGCGAGCTTGACTGAGTTTGAATCTCATTTTCAAGAAATTTATGCAAAAGCAAACTCAGAAAACTGTAAATTGAAATATGTAGCTGAATTTGAAAATGGAAAAGCGAAAGTTGGATTACAACATATTCCTTCAAATCATCCTTTTTACAATTTAGAAGGAAGTGATAATATAGTACTATTTTTTACTGATCGTTATCCTGTTCAACCTTTACAAATTAAAGGAGCTGGAGCAGGTGCTGATGTCACTGCTTCAGGTATTTTTGCTGATGTAATACGAGTTGCAAATAATTAA
- a CDS encoding lipocalin family protein, producing the protein MKKVYVTLVFLIFLLACTENKENTNLDVEISDIVGEWELVEFLLDGNYTDETLDLPINTEISAVGSDYDFTITFTNNPKDVTAIGSFNSTVTYSSLGSTTSELIVIDTNDKQETGTWNLIGEVLEVIPSSQTDINLEGDFKIIELNDEIMQLQMDIDQIFEGTDQDEAFKISAKGTTYLKLKKKI; encoded by the coding sequence ATGAAAAAAGTTTACGTAACACTTGTGTTCCTGATTTTTTTATTGGCCTGCACGGAAAATAAGGAAAATACAAATCTGGATGTTGAAATAAGTGACATTGTTGGTGAATGGGAATTAGTTGAATTTCTATTAGATGGAAACTATACTGATGAAACACTTGATCTGCCTATAAATACCGAAATTTCTGCAGTTGGTTCAGATTACGATTTTACCATTACATTTACTAATAACCCGAAAGATGTAACTGCAATAGGAAGTTTTAATTCAACTGTAACTTATTCTTCCTTAGGATCAACAACTTCTGAATTAATAGTAATCGATACTAATGATAAACAAGAAACAGGCACATGGAATTTGATTGGAGAAGTTTTAGAAGTAATACCTTCTTCACAAACTGACATCAATTTGGAAGGTGATTTTAAAATTATTGAATTAAATGATGAAATAATGCAATTACAAATGGATATTGACCAAATCTTTGAAGGAACTGATCAGGATGAAGCTTTCAAAATTTCAGCAAAAGGCACAACTTACCTTAAGCTTAAGAAGAAAATCTAA
- a CDS encoding carboxypeptidase-like regulatory domain-containing protein: MIKTLQITFYFSLFCFELCVGQEITINGMIKDKSGPVVNANIINKTKNTGSFSDDSGNFSIRVSKGDVLEFSSIQHHKKSIEISEEILTQKTGLIQMHLKDYLLDEVEIKKTPLLGVLSVDSKFAKETKREEVMKRLGFNPYIKKKSAIDRKLQSTYSSSGIVPIGLIINALSGRLKLLKKQKELAENEKKMDYINKNFRFHIINDLKVDSTNVDRFIYFLHLDKKFNSVYNKGDMSLIPFLKELSILFKKDSL; this comes from the coding sequence GTGATTAAAACTTTACAAATCACTTTCTATTTTTCATTATTCTGTTTTGAACTATGTGTTGGACAAGAAATAACAATTAATGGAATGATAAAGGATAAGTCAGGTCCAGTTGTAAACGCAAATATTATAAACAAAACTAAAAATACGGGTTCATTTTCTGATGATAGCGGAAACTTTTCTATACGAGTTTCTAAAGGTGATGTACTGGAATTCTCTAGCATACAACATCATAAAAAATCTATTGAAATTTCAGAAGAAATCTTAACTCAAAAGACAGGATTAATTCAAATGCACTTAAAAGATTATTTGTTAGATGAAGTTGAAATTAAAAAAACACCACTATTAGGAGTATTAAGTGTGGATTCAAAATTCGCGAAAGAAACAAAACGAGAAGAAGTTATGAAAAGACTTGGTTTTAATCCATATATAAAGAAAAAGTCTGCCATTGATAGAAAACTCCAAAGTACTTATTCCAGTTCAGGAATTGTTCCAATAGGACTAATAATAAATGCTTTGAGCGGTCGATTAAAACTACTAAAGAAACAAAAAGAATTAGCTGAAAATGAAAAGAAAATGGATTATATCAACAAAAATTTCAGATTTCATATCATAAATGACTTGAAAGTTGATAGTACAAATGTTGATAGATTCATCTATTTCCTGCATTTGGATAAAAAATTTAATTCAGTTTATAACAAAGGTGACATGAGTTTAATTCCCTTTTTAAAAGAGCTATCAATTTTGTTCAAAAAAGATTCTCTATGA
- a CDS encoding DUF6702 family protein, with protein MKKILILFVGLSFLSFKDHKYYLALTEIEYSSKSNSVQMIMNVFMDDIEKAIEKEQGVNLKLTTNKEIANADGYLFNYLQENFILKINDSKVDFNFVGKEYEGNIVYFYLEVENVTKINSLHIENNVLIAHFPDQQNLIKVKINNTKKSLFLTKENNKGLLNY; from the coding sequence ATGAAAAAAATTTTAATTCTTTTTGTGGGACTATCTTTTTTATCCTTCAAAGACCATAAGTATTATTTAGCACTAACCGAAATCGAATATAGTTCGAAAAGCAACTCCGTCCAAATGATTATGAATGTATTCATGGATGATATAGAAAAAGCTATTGAGAAAGAACAAGGTGTGAATTTAAAACTTACTACCAATAAAGAAATTGCCAATGCAGATGGTTATCTGTTTAATTATTTACAAGAAAACTTTATACTCAAAATTAATGATTCAAAGGTTGACTTTAATTTTGTAGGAAAAGAATACGAGGGAAATATAGTTTACTTTTATTTAGAAGTAGAAAACGTGACAAAAATAAATTCTCTTCACATTGAAAATAATGTCTTAATCGCACATTTTCCCGATCAACAAAATTTAATCAAAGTGAAAATAAACAACACCAAAAAAAGTTTATTTTTAACTAAAGAAAATAATAAAGGTTTGTTAAATTATTAA
- a CDS encoding carboxypeptidase-like regulatory domain-containing protein gives MKKKHYLVTIIILITSKFSHSQEFTLYGKIEDQIGPIENANIWNKESNKGSFSDENGMFSIKVSLDQKIEISSIQHHTKIVRITQDILISQTVTVQLRMKDNLLEEVNISNKKLFETYKRKNKQTIRDIAVVKSKDVFDFSEIKIEANKNYKKATNMARDMGNITDPTQRFEGANIGGGVFLPFKSLFKKRKEKKKFEFKANFPELLLKEFGASYFFTDLKIPKENYYHFLDFCNPLGIEKLYQENKKLELLEVLNIQAKEYLINNNHK, from the coding sequence ATGAAGAAGAAACATTATTTAGTAACGATTATTATTCTAATAACATCCAAATTTTCCCATTCACAAGAGTTTACCTTATATGGAAAAATTGAAGATCAAATAGGCCCAATTGAAAACGCTAATATTTGGAATAAAGAATCAAATAAAGGTAGTTTTTCCGATGAAAATGGGATGTTTTCCATTAAGGTTTCCTTGGATCAAAAAATTGAAATTAGCAGTATTCAACATCACACAAAAATTGTTCGTATAACTCAGGATATCCTAATTTCTCAAACCGTTACTGTTCAATTACGAATGAAAGATAATTTACTTGAAGAAGTGAATATTTCAAATAAAAAATTATTCGAGACTTATAAACGAAAAAACAAACAAACTATAAGAGATATTGCAGTCGTAAAGTCGAAAGATGTATTTGATTTCTCAGAAATAAAAATTGAAGCTAATAAAAATTATAAAAAAGCTACCAATATGGCACGTGACATGGGTAATATAACAGACCCCACACAACGATTTGAAGGCGCAAATATTGGCGGTGGAGTTTTTCTTCCTTTTAAAAGTTTATTCAAAAAAAGAAAAGAAAAAAAGAAATTTGAGTTCAAAGCAAACTTTCCTGAATTACTTCTTAAGGAATTTGGAGCATCATACTTCTTTACAGATCTTAAAATCCCTAAAGAAAATTACTATCACTTTTTGGATTTTTGTAATCCATTGGGAATTGAAAAACTGTATCAAGAAAATAAAAAACTAGAACTTTTAGAGGTGCTAAATATTCAAGCAAAAGAATATCTTATAAATAATAATCATAAATAA
- a CDS encoding homoserine kinase: protein MNQIKIFSPATVANVSCGFDCLGFAVNDLGDTMTFRKTPSKEIKILDIKGAELPYDINKNVASAVVIKMLEKYPADFGIEISIEKGYSPGSGLGSSAASAAGAAVALNELLNKPFTPLELTKFAMHGEKVACGSEIADNVAAAIFGGFILVQQYEPLSIVKIPVPKELMLVAIHPQVKVRTKEARDVLPKKIPLSDAVAQWANVGGLISGLYSENYDIIASSLKDIIIEPTRKHLIPYFDQVKKAAIEAGALNAGISGSGPTIFALCKGEENAKNVYKAIEDSYKEKNIDFTMVYSKINTQGVKILEKN from the coding sequence ATGAATCAAATAAAAATATTTTCTCCTGCTACTGTAGCTAATGTTTCTTGTGGATTTGATTGTTTAGGTTTTGCCGTAAATGATTTAGGTGATACAATGACTTTTAGAAAAACTCCATCAAAAGAAATTAAAATTCTAGACATAAAAGGTGCTGAACTACCTTATGATATAAATAAAAATGTCGCAAGTGCGGTTGTTATAAAGATGTTAGAAAAATATCCTGCAGACTTTGGAATTGAAATTTCCATAGAAAAAGGATACTCTCCTGGAAGCGGACTTGGAAGCAGCGCAGCCAGTGCTGCAGGTGCTGCTGTTGCTCTTAACGAACTTTTAAATAAACCTTTCACTCCTCTAGAACTCACGAAATTCGCCATGCATGGTGAAAAAGTTGCTTGTGGTTCTGAAATTGCAGATAATGTAGCTGCCGCTATTTTTGGAGGTTTTATTTTAGTACAACAGTACGAACCTCTTTCAATCGTAAAAATTCCTGTTCCAAAGGAATTAATGCTTGTTGCGATTCATCCGCAAGTAAAAGTAAGAACAAAGGAAGCCAGAGATGTTTTACCCAAAAAAATTCCTTTAAGCGATGCTGTAGCGCAGTGGGCTAATGTAGGTGGATTAATTAGCGGGTTATATTCTGAAAACTATGACATTATTGCTAGCTCTTTAAAAGATATTATAATTGAACCTACAAGAAAACACTTAATCCCGTATTTCGATCAAGTAAAAAAAGCTGCAATTGAAGCTGGAGCATTAAATGCTGGTATTTCTGGTTCGGGACCAACAATTTTTGCACTCTGCAAAGGCGAAGAAAATGCTAAAAATGTATATAAAGCTATTGAAGACAGCTACAAAGAAAAGAATATAGATTTTACAATGGTCTATTCGAAAATAAATACACAAGGAGTTAAAATTCTAGAAAAAAATTAA
- a CDS encoding M1 family metallopeptidase, giving the protein MKKLFYVFFSLFLITGSTYAQETEKEKTPQKGHIDENKFRQLKDVLATPNDQRTASGAPGHQYTQQKVDYVMNLRLDEANDKLYGDETITYHNNSKDHLEYLWLQLDQNMRAPNSQTPLAQSKGASGWQTPAQFVDDNMGKKKDFGFKIEAVKYEDGRDLSHTINRTMMRVNLPEPLAPGSTFTFKIKWNYLINNVVDDGGRSGVEYFKDGNKAFIIAQFFPRLCVYNNVEGWQNMQFWGRSEFALEFGDYDVKLTVPADHILEATGELQNEKEVLSKEQRKRLEKARKSYKDPVVIVTQKEAEANEKKRSSKTKTWHFKAKNVRDYAFATSRKYIWDAMAVDINGKSVMAVSLYPKEGNPLWEEHSTRTVANTLEEYSKLTFDYPYPKAVSVNANDGMGMEYPMICFNFGRPDADGTYSDRLKSGMIGVIIHEVGHNFFPMIVNSDERQWTWMDEGLNSFVQILAEFDYDAKLFAQNPTKNITRYMSFDQSNLSPIMSQGDYVQNFGPNAYTKPAAGLYMLRKTIMGPELFDHAFRTYSKRWMFKHPTPADFFRTMEDASGMDLDWFWRGWFYTTDNCDIGIKEVKPIYLTDKPNERTKQLQAQYPGYFARLGKLVFLTTNKEDANPADVEAYINDLPADKKANLEKLPKFMYQVEFEKPGGLVMPIIVELTYADGTKKREVFPAQIWNKDDNKVFRVFTSTKEIKKITVDPDEETADVDMSNNAWPKKEESKFNKFKNKMKD; this is encoded by the coding sequence ATGAAAAAGCTATTTTATGTTTTCTTTTCATTATTCTTGATTACAGGAAGCACCTACGCTCAAGAAACTGAAAAAGAAAAAACACCTCAAAAAGGTCATATTGACGAAAACAAGTTTCGTCAATTAAAGGATGTTTTAGCAACTCCAAACGATCAAAGAACTGCATCAGGAGCACCAGGACATCAATACACGCAACAAAAAGTAGATTACGTAATGAATTTACGTCTAGATGAAGCTAATGATAAGCTTTATGGAGATGAGACAATTACATATCACAATAACTCTAAAGATCATTTAGAGTATTTATGGTTACAATTAGACCAAAACATGCGTGCACCAAATTCTCAAACTCCATTAGCTCAATCTAAAGGTGCTTCAGGATGGCAAACACCTGCTCAGTTTGTAGATGACAACATGGGGAAAAAGAAAGATTTTGGTTTTAAAATTGAAGCTGTAAAGTATGAAGATGGAAGAGATTTATCTCACACTATTAATCGTACTATGATGAGAGTTAATTTACCGGAGCCATTAGCTCCAGGAAGTACTTTTACTTTCAAAATTAAGTGGAACTATCTAATTAATAATGTAGTTGATGATGGTGGCCGTTCAGGAGTTGAATATTTCAAAGACGGAAATAAAGCCTTTATCATAGCTCAATTCTTCCCAAGATTATGTGTTTATAATAATGTAGAAGGATGGCAAAATATGCAATTCTGGGGTCGTAGTGAATTCGCTTTAGAATTCGGAGATTACGATGTAAAGTTAACTGTTCCTGCAGATCATATTCTAGAAGCTACTGGAGAGTTACAAAACGAAAAAGAAGTTCTTTCGAAAGAACAACGTAAAAGATTAGAGAAAGCAAGGAAATCATATAAAGATCCAGTTGTAATTGTAACTCAAAAAGAGGCTGAAGCTAACGAAAAGAAAAGATCAAGCAAAACTAAAACTTGGCACTTTAAAGCAAAGAATGTGAGAGATTATGCCTTCGCTACCTCTAGAAAATATATTTGGGATGCAATGGCAGTTGATATTAACGGTAAATCTGTTATGGCTGTTTCTTTATATCCAAAAGAAGGGAATCCTCTATGGGAAGAGCACTCTACAAGAACAGTTGCAAATACTTTAGAAGAGTATTCTAAATTAACTTTTGATTATCCTTACCCAAAAGCAGTTTCTGTAAATGCAAATGACGGCATGGGAATGGAGTATCCTATGATTTGTTTCAATTTTGGTCGTCCAGATGCAGACGGAACCTATTCAGATCGTTTAAAGAGTGGAATGATTGGAGTTATTATTCATGAGGTTGGACATAACTTCTTCCCGATGATTGTAAATTCTGATGAAAGACAATGGACTTGGATGGATGAAGGATTAAATTCATTTGTACAAATCTTAGCTGAATTTGACTATGACGCTAAATTATTTGCTCAGAATCCTACAAAAAACATCACTCGTTATATGAGTTTTGATCAGAGTAACTTATCACCAATTATGTCTCAAGGTGATTACGTTCAAAACTTTGGACCAAACGCTTACACAAAACCAGCAGCTGGTTTATATATGTTACGTAAAACTATTATGGGACCAGAATTATTTGATCACGCATTTAGAACATATTCTAAAAGATGGATGTTTAAGCATCCAACTCCTGCTGATTTCTTCAGAACAATGGAAGATGCTTCAGGAATGGATTTAGATTGGTTCTGGAGAGGATGGTTCTATACTACGGATAACTGTGATATTGGAATCAAAGAAGTGAAGCCAATCTATTTAACAGACAAGCCAAACGAAAGAACTAAACAATTACAAGCTCAATATCCAGGGTATTTTGCTAGATTAGGAAAGTTAGTTTTCCTCACCACAAACAAAGAAGATGCAAACCCTGCTGATGTTGAAGCTTACATTAATGATTTACCTGCAGATAAAAAGGCTAACTTAGAAAAGTTACCTAAATTTATGTATCAAGTAGAATTTGAAAAACCAGGTGGATTAGTTATGCCTATTATTGTTGAATTAACATATGCGGATGGCACCAAAAAACGTGAAGTTTTTCCTGCACAAATCTGGAATAAAGATGATAATAAAGTTTTTAGAGTATTTACTTCTACTAAAGAAATCAAAAAGATTACTGTAGATCCAGATGAAGAAACAGCTGATGTTGATATGTCAAATAATGCTTGGCCTAAAAAGGAAGAAAGTAAATTCAATAAGTTTAAAAATAAAATGAAAGACTAA